Genomic segment of Desulforhopalus sp.:
GCCACCACTGTTGGTGATATAACGCAGCTTGGGGAAGGGGACCGGTCCGGCCATAAGAGTATGGATAAAATCGACCCAGAGGGTAGGAACAAGGGCAAGCCCGGTAACCCGTTCGCTACGGATCGCTCGAATAATCTCGGTTGCCATCGGAACCGGTTGGAGTATGAGAGTGCCCCCTATCAAGAGCATCGTCGTCAATTGATTGAGCCCGTAATCAAAGCTGAACGGCAACACGCTGAGGACCCGGTCTTCATTGGTATTTTTAAGATAGCTGACAACTGACATTGCCCCTTGGCACATGTTTTCGTGGGTGAGCATGACGCCTTTTGGTTTGCCCGTCGAGCCGGAAGTGTAAATGAGCGCTGCCAGATCACCGGCAAGGGCAGGACAGGCCAGTGGGCACACCGACGCCTGCAGCGACAGCAGGGCGGTTGCCGAGCCAACGGTAGGTCGATTATCGGCCTGGAGAATATGCGGTGTGAGGTTGGCGGTGACGGCGGCATTGTGCAGGCGCTTTAACCTGGGTGCATCACTGATGAATGCAGTCAGGCCGCAGTCGCTGGCGATGTGGGCGACTTGACGTGGACTCAAACCGGCATTGATATTAACGAAGACTGCCCCCAGTCGGGCAGCGGCAAACATAGCGGCAATTTCGCCCGTCGATTTCAGGAGATGGATACCAACCCGATCTCCTCGTTGTACCCCCCGTTCGGCCAACCACACGGCCATCCGTTCAGCAAGAGCAGCTACTTCTTGAAAGGTTACATCGTTGCCGCGATCCCTTAAAAAAACCCGGTGGGGAGTGGCATCGACATTGCGCGCCAGGAGATCCCAGAGGGTGTTGCATTGGTTTGAGTTGTTTGTCATCCTTACATCTCTTTTCCGGTTAGGATGTTATTGAAAAAAGACGCAAGAGAATCTTGCCGATAGCGACCGGATCGTTTCCCTCAACGACCAGGGCAGTCATACTCAACACGACAAAGCTTTGTGTCAAACCCCAGTTCCATACGGATTTGAGGGAGGTGAGAGGGTGTAGCCAGCTGTTTTGCTCGCTGCCAACCTGCCGCGGAGTTCGCCGGTTTCGCCTGTTTTTCCTCTTGAGGTAAAAATACACCACAAGAACAGTTCCGTGCATGAGTCCCCAGATCAATCGGTTGAGGGTAAGCGCATGCCAAAGACCGATAACGGCAAATGTTGCATATGCTGCCAGAACCGGCCGCCGGAACAGGCCAAGAATGGGTTGGTAGATATACTCACGGCACCAGTCGGATAAGGTCATATGCCAGCGGCGCCAGAACTCGTCAATTGAGGTGGCAAGAAGCGGGAAATGGAAATTTTCCATAATAACAAACCCGAATAATCTGCTGGTGCCGATGGCAATATCGGTGTAGGCGCTGAAGTTGAGATAGAGTTTGAGATAAAAGATGAAGAGAAAGAGCCAAAGCCCCCCTGTACTGAGGGTATTGATTTCAGTGAGCAATGCTTTGCCGCTAAGGTCCGGCTGAAGGCCGCCGAGGATGATCGAGACAAGCACAAATTGTTTAATTATTCCGTAACAGACCCGAGTAGCACCGTGCAACACATGCGACCAATCGAAACGTGGCAGCATGTCGGAAAGAAATCTGTCGTAGCGCTGGATTGGTCCAGCTGAAAAGGTGGTGGGTAAAAAAATGTACACCGAGAAAAGATCAAGTCGATAGCCGGATATCCGCCTGATGTATGCATCAATAATGAAATGAAGCAACTTAAACGAAAAATAACTGATGCCAAGCGGGAGAATAATATTGTGGTCGATGTTGCCCGCCGATACCCCCTCGCGGACAGCAACAAGTTTCCAGATAATAAGATGGCAAGCGATCAATCCACTGAGAGCCAGAAGAGCCCTTTTGCCCATTGGGGCGTTGTGCCGGTCAAGCCTGAGGGCCAGATCGATGAAAATAATGGCACCGACGAGCAGAGCGGCGCTGGTGAGATCAAAAAAAGCGATGACACCAACCGAAAACAATGCCAACAGAGGGAATTTGAGCGCGGCCGGCAGGAACCAGAAGACAAAAGGGCCGATCAGCACAAACAACCAAAATATATAGGAGGTAATCATGAGGGAAATAACACCTAAATCAAAAGCTACTTAGGGTATGGTGCACTGGAAGGTCAAGGTAGCCATTTATCTTTTATTTTGCAAGAACCATCAATTCGGCCAGCCAGTCCTCTTCTTATAGACATTTTGCAGCAGGTTTACCGGCTTGGTCAACATCGACTCTAACTCCACCTAAGTCGCTTCCCGGCAAGAAGAAATGCCATGCAGCATGGGCTGAAAACTGGTACCATCGCAGGATTTAGAGTCGGCCTATGCGGGGAGAAATGGAAACTCCCAGTTCTCCTTAACTCAACCTTGCCTGTGTTTATGGAAATACTCATCTACGGCACCACCGATATCAGTTATCTGGTGGCCTCGCGGCTGCAGCACAATCACAATATCACCATCCTCCATAATCCTGGCGAGCTGGGAGAGAAATTCGCCAACCTCGATGTCAGTGTGGTAGAGGGCAGCGGTGGCGACCTGGCCATCCTCGAAAAGATCGAGGCCCAAAAAGCCGAACTGTTTATCGCCAGCTCGGCAATCGATGAGGCCAATATCGTTGCCTGCTGGACCATGAAGAAGATGGCTGACACCGAAACCATCTGTTTTATCTCGAAACCCTCACTGTACAAGACCTTTGCTTCACAGACGCAAAGCCAGTATCAGACCCGCTACGACATCGACTCGATCATCTGGCCAGAACAGTTGCTGACCCAGGACATCTTCCGCATCATCTCAGTGCCGGAGGCCCTTGATGTGGAATTTCTGGCCGGCGGCAAGGCCAAGCTTTTTGAATACCGGATCAAAGAGGATTCACAGATCGTCGACAGGACCATCAAGGAGTGCAAATTCCCCACCAACGTTCTGATCCCGGGTATTACCCGCGATGGCAAACTCTTCATCCCCAATGGTTCGACAACCATCAAGGTAAACGACAAGATCTTTTTCATCGGCACAAGCATTGCCCTGGATAATCTGGCGGCGGATTTTTTCAAGCACGATCGCAAGGTAAAGAGCGTGTCGATAATCGGTGGCGGCAGCGTCGGTTTTATGTTGGCGGAGATGCTGGAACGCACCGGTATCAAGGTTAAAATTATCGAACATAGTCCGGAACGTTGTGCCTTTCTTGCCGACTCACTGAAAAAAACCCTGGTCCTGCAAGGCAACGGTACCGATCTGGAACTCCTCGAAAGCGAAGCGATTGCCGCGGCCGACGCCTGCATCTGCATCACCGACAACGATGAGAAAAATCTCCTCTGCTCCCTGTTGATGAAGCAGCTCGGTGCAAAACGCATCGTCACTCGGGTCGGCAACATTCAGAACTACAATCTCTTTGAACATGTCGGAATAGATGTGGTGGTATCGCCGAAGGCCTCGGCCCTGACCGAGGTGATAAACCGGGTGCAGGGAGTTAATGTCAACGTTGTCGCCCTGATTGAGGGTGGCAAGGGGGAAATGCTCCGCTTCACCTTGCCGGAGACCTTCACCAAGGTCCGGCTTCGAGACCTGCATTTGCCCGTCAATGCCCTGGTCGGGGTAATCCTCCGGGGGCATAAGGTGCTTATCCCCAACGGTGAGAGCCATCTGCTGCCCGGGGACAGCCTGCAGATCTTTACCATGAAGGAAGATTCGGAAAAGATTAAGGAGTTCTTCTTCGCATGAGGCCGTCATTTGTTGCCAGCGCCCTCGGCATCATTCTCCTCGCCTTTGGGGCCATTGTCCTTATCCCGATTGTTTTCAGCGGCGGCGATAATCGCCTCATCCTGCCTTTTCTCACCGCCTCGGCGGTGTCGTTCATTCTTGGCCTTGCCTGCCGTTTGTTCGGCAAGCTGAACCGGAATTTCGATACCATCAAGCATACCGAAGGGCTGCTGATTGTTACCTTCACCTGGGTGGTCACCGCCGGTATCGGGGCGATTCCCTATCTGTTTTTCGGGCTTTCACCGGTTGACGCCTATTTTGAGTCGGTATCCGGCTTTACCACGACGGGGGCGACTATCCTTGCCGATTTTGCCCCCTACCCAAAGGCCTTCTTTTTCTGGCGCGACCTCACCCAATGGTTGGGCGGTATGGGGATCATCGTTCTGTTCGTCGCCATCCTGCCGCAGCTGGGGGTGGCCGGGCGGAAGATCTTCTTTACCGAGGCCCCGGGGCCAACCGACGATAAGTTCACCCCCCGGGTCGCCCATACCGCCAAGGCCCTCTGGCTAATCTACCTGTTGCTCACTATCCTCCAGGTCGTCCTCCTGGTGGCGGCCGGTATGCCGATTTTCGACGCGGTCTGCAACGCCTTCGGCACCATGGCGGCCGGTGGTTTTTCGCCCCACCCGCAATCGATCATGGGCTATCAAAGCCCGACCATCACCTGGATTACCACGGTCTTCATGGTCCTTGCCGGGGCAAACTTCGCCCTCCAGTATAAATGCTTTCTCAAGGGGAAGTTCCGGGTTCTCTTCACCAACGAAGAGTTTCTTTTTTACCTGGCTATTACAGCTAGCGCCTCACTGCTCTGCGCGGCTTTCCTCTGGGGCCAGCAGGCGTCTTCACTCAACGACAGCCTTCGCGACGGCATGTTCCAGGTGGTGTCGATCCTCACCACCACCGGCTTTTGTTCGGCGGATTTTGCGCTGTGGCTGGTACCGGCGCAGACGGTGCTCTTTGCGGTGATGCTGGTCGGCGGCTGTGCCGGTTCGGCGGGTGGCGGCGTCAAGGTGGTGCGGGTGCTTTTTACCGCAAAGTTCCTAAAGCGGGAGATCGATCGGATCGTTCATCCGAAGGCAATTTTGCCGATAAGAATCGACAAGGCCACCGTGCCGGATGATATTCAGCGACAAATTCTTGGCTTCTTATTGTTTTATTTAATCCTGCTCCTCGCCTCCGGCCTGGTGGTGACCATGATCGAGCAGAACGCCGTCACCGGCTTCGTCGGCACGGCGGCAACCCTTGGCAACATCGGCCCCGGTTTTGGCGAAATCGGTCCCATGGGCAGCTTTGCCGGGCTGCATTGGACCTCGAAAACCATTTTCATCGTCGATATGATCGTCGGCCGCCTGGAGTTGATTCCCTTCCTCGCCATGCTCTGCCCCGAGTTCTGGACCATGGGCCGCAATTGATGTCCCGATGGCGGATGATACGTGTTCAATGATTTACAACCGGGCTTCTGGCAAAATGCTCAGCGGTAAGGATTATATTTACGCAGTTTATTGTTGAGGGTTGTTCGAGTGATGTTGAGGCGTTTTGCCGCCTCACTTTTATTGCCTCGTGTTTGCTCCAGCGTTTCTTGGATGGCCTTGCTTTCAATCTCTTTAAGCGATTTTCCGCCCAGCCCGAGGATTTCTCCTTCATTTTCGTTGTGTTGGTGATAACTGGTGGTCAAGGCCTCCGGTAATTCCTTGTCTGAAATAGAGGGTGAATTGGAGAGAATCACTGCCCGCTCGATGACGTTTTCAAGCTGTCGGACGTTGCCGGGCCAAGGACTCTTGCAGAGGATATCCATGGCCATGGGTGTGAACCCCTTCAGCTCCTTACGGTTTTTTTCCATGTATTTATGGAGGAAATGGTTGGCGAGCGGTGGGATATCCTCCATTCGTGCGCGCAGGGGCGGGATGTGGATGTTCACCACGTTCAGACGGTAATAGAGGTCCTCGCGGAAGCGACCAAGGCGCACCTCTTCTTCGAGATTACGATTGGTGGCGGCGATGATTCGAATATCGACATGCAGTACTTCGTCGCTTCCCAGACGCTGGATTTCCCGTTCCTGGATAGCGCGAAGAATCTTGCTCTGCATCGGCAGAGGGATCTCGGTGATTTCATCGAGGAATATTGTGCCATGGTTAGCCTGCATAAACCGGCCATGCCGTTGGCGGTCGGCTCCAGTGAAAGTCCCTTTTTCGTGGCCGAACAATTCTGATTCAAGGAGGGTCTCGCTTAAGGCGGCGCAGTTCACTGTAATTAGGCTCCCTTTTTTTCGGGAACTATTGGCGTGAATGGCCTTGGCGAAAATCTCCTTACCGGTACCGCTTTCGCCGGTAATAAGGATCGTGGCTTCGGTGGGGGCGGCGGTTCGCGCCAGTTCCACCACCTGAAGAATGGCTGCGCTTGAGCCGATGAGATTGTGGAAACCCTTGTCTGTGGCAATTTTTTCCTTGAGAATACGGTTCTCGGAAGCAAACTGGAGATGATTCATCGCCCGGTTGACGATGCGTGCCATTTCTTCGAAATTGAGAGGCCTGGTTAGGTAATCGTAGGCCCCCATTTTCATTGCCTCCACAGCCGTGTCAACGGAAGAAAAGTCAGTCATGATAATGATAGGCACGGTGGGGTTATAGTCCTTGATTCGCCGGAGGGCCTCAAGGGTATCGAGATGGGCCATACACCCGTCCATCAGTACCAGGTCGACGGGTTTGACTTGTATCTTTTTCACGGCATCCTGGCCATCGATGGCACAATCCACCGTATGGCCGAGACTTTTTGCCATGGCCCGAAGCATGCCCAGGTGGTCACTATCATCGTCAACAACGAGGATCTTGCCTTTTCTCATCATGCCCTCCCTGGTTGTTGGTTTTCCCTTCCAGCTTTTCTTGCTTTTTTCACTACCCTCTGCGTCACCAGTGATTAAAAACACATCACCTGCCGTATGTCGTCCGTCCAGTTTTTAGACAGTAATCATTGTTACGAGTACGGGTGTTCATGGCAGAAAAATAAACATCCAAAATATATTCAAATATTACCAGTTGTTGTTGAACACTATGATTAGTGGCACGAGAGTTGCGATAGCTTGGGCATCAGCCAATGGCTGCCAATAAATAATTAGCTATCCGAATAAAATATTGAACAAGGAGACCAAAGTCATGAAAACAACCGTAATGACTATGATTGCTGTTATTGCCGGGACTGTTGTTCTCAGTCTGGCCACTGCTAACGCCTACGAAAATCGAGATCCGACCTGGTTAAACAGGAGTCTACCGGAAGTGGCAACCCTCGACAATTGTCCGGACATAAACAAACCTATTCAAGAAATGGATATGTCATCTGCAGAACGGAACTGAACTTCAGGACACACCAGCTCAAGAACGCAACTTTGATTGTTGCGTCTTCATTCGTTACCCGGCATGAGGGCAACAGCAAAAGCCCTCATGCTAATCTGGGCGACAATACTATGGCACGCCTCTCCACCAGAACTATTTCCGAATGGACCGCACGGGCTTTTCTTATGGGAGGAATCCCTTCTGAAGTAATTTCCGCGCGTTTTTTTCAAAAATTAGTCCGAAAGCAACCTGCGCTCCCTCGGCGATGTTGGACGTGGAATCCTAAAAATTAAAAATCTTTGCCTCCGCCGCCATATCGATAAGGTGCGGCCCGCCGTCGAGCACCATGTTGTTGTTGAACTGTGCTTCGTCAAGTTTGCGGTTTTTCGCGCAGGGTGTGCAGACCCCGACTGGTATTTCGTTTTCTATAAGATAGGGGAGATAGTCACTGACGCAGTCGCCGGTGGTGGTCTTTGCCGAGCCATCCCGGCCCTTCACCGCCCAGTCAACGCCGCTGTCGATCAGGAAGATATTCACCTTGTGACCTTTGCCATGGGCGATTTTAGCAAATTGAAAGCAGCGGGTGGCCTTTTCGTTGTCGTTCGATCTGAGTACAAAGAGAAAATTTGCCATGGCATCCTCATCGGTAGAATGGGGGGAAAGAGGCAGGTTTGCCGCCTGCCCGGAAGGGGTGGAAATGGTTAAGATTAATATACCCCATAAGTTAGCTCTTTCAATGGTATTTTAGTATGTTATCGGAGAGAATGAGGGGGATTTTGCGGGTTTTTCAGGGGGCAGTCTCCGCTCAAACATTTTGTTATCACATTGTCGTACTAGCCAAGGGGCTGAAGTGTCGGAGGAAGAGTTCCTGGAGCCGGATATCTGACAGGGAAGGGAGTGCCGCGGCCGATAATTATCTTGATAAATTTCGGTTTCCGCAGTAACAGGGGGCAAAACAGAGGAGCGCGCCGTTGTTGGCGAAATGGCGCAAGTCAACCAGGTCACATCCAGTAAAGCCGGCAGCTATGAATGATACGAAGGTCTTTGCCGAACTGTTCAAAATACTAGAAAGGTATTACGCCGGGCAGCAGGACGGCAAATTTCTTGACTACCACAGTCCAAGCGAGTTGCGCCGGATCCTCGGTCTGGACGCACCGGGGAAGACCGGTGACTGGTCTGAGATCTTTGCCTGGGTGGAGAAGTATCTCGCCTACTCGGTAAAGACCAACCATCCGATGTTTGTCAACCGGATGTGGGTGGGAGCAAATCTTCCGGCTATTGTCGGCGAGATTGTTGCCGCCGTCACCAACGCCTCGGCCTGTACCTTCGAGTCGGCCCCGGTGTCAACCCTCATGGAAAAATACATGTTTAGGGAGATGCTGGATCTGGTCGGCTTCAAAAAAGGTGAGGGCCAGATGACTACCGGTTCGAGTAACGCCAACATGATCGCCATGATGGCCGCACGCAATTGCGCCAACCGGTCGGTCAAGCAGGCCGGCCTCTTTGGCCAGCAGAAGCTCTTTGCCTTTGTCGGCGCGGATGCCCATTACTCCATGGACCGGGCGGCCAATATTTTGGGGATTGGCGCCGATCAGCTGATCAAGATTCCCCTCGACGCTTTTGGGGCAATGCTGCCGGACGAGCTTGAGCGGGCGATAAGCCGGGTTATTGCCGCCGGCGGCCAGCCGTTTTTTGTCGCCGCCACCGCCGGAACCACCGTCCGTGGCAGTTACGATCCGATCGAGGAGCTGCTGCCGCTGCGCGATACCTATGGCTTCTGGCTGCATGTCGATGGGGCCTGGGGCGGTTCGGTCGTTCTCAGTCCGTCGCTGCGTCGGAAATACCTGCAGGGGCTGGAGAATGCCGACTCTTTTACCTGGGATTTTCATAAGATGCTCGGGTCGACGCTGATGTGCAACGTTCTGCTTATCAACAATCGGGATCGTGCCCTAGCGACAGCACTCAGCGCCGGCGATGGCAGTTATCTGTTCCGCCACGAAAACACCGCCGGCATGGAAGACCTTGGGCCATCGTCGCTGCAATGCGGCCGGCGGGTCGACAGCCTGAAATGGTTTCTTGATTGGAAATTTTTCGGCCGGGAAGGCCTTGCCGCCCGGGTGGAAAGATCTCTCGACCTGTGTGCCTACGCCGAGGAAGTGGTTACAAGGAGCCCGGAGTTGGAGCTGGTTGTACCGCGAACCTCCTTTAATATCTGCTTTCGCTTCAAGGTAGATGAAAAGAACAGCAACGCTTTAAATCTGGCCCTGCGCACTGCGCTTTATGAAGAAGGGACCAGCATGGTCGGCATTGCCTATCTCGAAGAGAAAGCCGTCATGCGCCTTCTGGTGATCAATCCGGCGATGGAACGGGCCGACATTGACACCTTCTTCCACCGCCTGATCGTCAAGGGCCGGGAACTGCTGGCGGGGCTCTGAGGGTCTCGCCGTTGAGCCCAGCTTGCCCTGCCGCTATTTCCCCGCCAGCAGCCGCAGCAGGCGGATGACTTCCGCCATCTCGTCAGCCAAACCGATGGTGATGCGCAGCCAATCCTTGATCCTCTCCATGGGGAAGCGGCGTACCAGCACGCCGTTGTCGCGCAGATACTGTTGCACCTCGGCTCCGGCCATTCCCGTCATCCTGCAAAAGACGAAATTCGCCGACGACGGTAATACCTGCATGCCAAGAGCACTCAATTCCGTGGCCGTTCTGTCCCGGGTGGCGATGATCGCCCGCCGCGTCGTCTCGAAATGCTCCCTGTCTTCGTAGGCCGCCTTGGCCCCCCGTTGGGCCACGACATCGACGGTGTAGGAGTTGAAGGAGTCGCGGATCGCTTCAAGGCCCTTGATCAGACCGGGCTCGGCAAAGGCCATACCCACCCGCAGACCGGCCAGCGACCGGGCCTTCGACATGGTCTGGATAACCAGCAGGTTGTCGTAGCGGCTGGTGAGGGGGATGACCGATTCGGCGCCGAAATCGACATAGGCCTCATCAACGATAATCAGGGTGTCCGGCCTGTGCTGCAACAGTTCCTCAATCTTTTCCGCACTGACGGCAATACCCGTCGGGGCATTGGGATTAGTGAGGAGAAAGCCCTTGAGGTTGTTAGGGTAGGCGGTGAAATCGATAGTGAAATCTTCGGTCAGGGGAACGGTCAGGTGGGGAATGGCAAACATCGCTGCGTAGACCGGATAAAAGGAATAGGTGATGTCCGGGAAGGCGATGGTGTCGGTGCGATTAAAAAAGGCCGGGAAGGCCATGGCCAGGACCTCGTCGGAGCCATTGCCGACAAAAACCTGCTCTATCGCCAGGTCGTGGTAATCGGCCAGGGTGCCGCGCAGGGCGGCGGCGGTTGGGTCGGGGTACAAGCGCGCCTCCAGGCCGGTCACCGAATGCATCGCCTCGATGACCCGTTGTGAGGCCGGATAGGGATTTTCGTTGGTGTTCAGTTTGATAAAACGCCGGTCTTTCGGCTGCTCGCCCGGCACGTAGGGTTTGATGTTTTTGACGGTATCGCTGTAAAACTTATTCATAAAAAGTTCCTTGTTAATCACCAGTCATTATCGAAAAACTATCGGAGAAAGGATTGCCTCATGTGCGGCAAACTATCTCTCTCCCGGCTTTTCAGCAAGCATTTTGTGATGGGCAAAGCTCCGACGGCAGGTTGGGTAGTTTCGGCTATCTCGGCAAGGATAAGGGTATCTGGCAAAACATAACGAGGGGTTTTGCAAATTTGCCGGGAGTCAGCTACAATAGCGCCGTCATGGCCGGTGGAAATGGCCATGAGGTGTTTTCAAGCAGGCGGGTATATTCAAGAGATCCCGAGGCCGGCTGTCGATCTGTAAGCGGCCGGCTGCCGTGGGGGACTCATAAATTGGTACACGGTGTAGCGATATGGGAAAGTCATTTCAGGAACAATTGCTGAAACTTGGGCTGGTCGAAAAGAAGCAGGTGAAAGAGGCCAAGAAAGAGCAGCATCAAAAGAAAAAACAGCAGGTTGCCAAGAATGCGGTGATTGTTGATGAAAATGCCCTGCTGGCGCAACAGGCGATGGAAAAAAAGAAGGCGAGGGCGCGGGAGCTGAATCTTGAGCGTGAGGCAAAACTGCAGAAAAGGGCGGAGGAGGCGAGGGTCCGTCAGCTTATCGAGGAGCACAAGCTGGCAAGGGACGAAAAGGGAGTTGCCTACCGTTTCAATGTCCGGGGGATAATCCAGCGGATCTTTGTTGCCCAGGATGTCGCCGACCGTTTAAGCAATGGCAGTTTAGGCATTGTTGTCCTTGGTGACCGGTGCGAGATCATTCCACGGACCATCGCCGAGAAGATACAGACGATCAACGACACACTCTTTATCATCCTTAATGCCCCACCCGCCGGGACCGAACAGGACCCGGACGACCCTTACGCCGCCTACAAAATCCCCGACGACCTTATGTGGTAACCGGCTATTTGGCACTGACGTGCGGTACAAGGCTCAAACGCAGGGCCTGCGGCTGGGCGCTGATGTCGGTGATCCGGGTTTTGATGGTGACGATCTTGGCCCCGGACTTGGCAATGATTGGGTCAAGATTCTGCAGGGTGATGGGGAATTCCTGGCCGTTGAGCATGGCAACCAGTGCCTGGCCGATGTCGGCGTTGGCATCTCTGCCCCCGGGGGTGAGGTTTTTTACCACCGGTTTGACAAAGAGGATCTGCTGGGCGGCGTCGTAACGGAGTGTAGCATTGGCCTGCACATCTATCTCCACCGCCCCGACCTTCAGTTTTATTTCA
This window contains:
- a CDS encoding AMP-binding protein, yielding MTNNSNQCNTLWDLLARNVDATPHRVFLRDRGNDVTFQEVAALAERMAVWLAERGVQRGDRVGIHLLKSTGEIAAMFAAARLGAVFVNINAGLSPRQVAHIASDCGLTAFISDAPRLKRLHNAAVTANLTPHILQADNRPTVGSATALLSLQASVCPLACPALAGDLAALIYTSGSTGKPKGVMLTHENMCQGAMSVVSYLKNTNEDRVLSVLPFSFDYGLNQLTTMLLIGGTLILQPVPMATEIIRAIRSERVTGLALVPTLWVDFIHTLMAGPVPFPKLRYITNSGGKIPAATLKNMARLLADVEIVLMYGLTECFRSTWLPPGLFRQKLGAIGIAIPNAEIFVVDSLSGLCGPNEVGELLHRGPLVSQGYWQQPELTAEKIHANRHLSHLISDEPVVHSGDLVRRDEDGILWYVGRNDCLIKTCGYRVSPDEIEEALLASGLLAETIVFGLPDDRLGQSIVAIVRPRSEKEFSRDELLHWCQKNMPGYQIPQTIKVHPQPFPRTPNGKIDRKLLQESFMPPTT
- a CDS encoding MBOAT family protein codes for the protein MITSYIFWLFVLIGPFVFWFLPAALKFPLLALFSVGVIAFFDLTSAALLVGAIIFIDLALRLDRHNAPMGKRALLALSGLIACHLIIWKLVAVREGVSAGNIDHNIILPLGISYFSFKLLHFIIDAYIRRISGYRLDLFSVYIFLPTTFSAGPIQRYDRFLSDMLPRFDWSHVLHGATRVCYGIIKQFVLVSIILGGLQPDLSGKALLTEINTLSTGGLWLFLFIFYLKLYLNFSAYTDIAIGTSRLFGFVIMENFHFPLLATSIDEFWRRWHMTLSDWCREYIYQPILGLFRRPVLAAYATFAVIGLWHALTLNRLIWGLMHGTVLVVYFYLKRKNRRNRRTPRQVGSEQNSWLHPLTSLKSVWNWGLTQSFVVLSMTALVVEGNDPVAIGKILLRLFSITS
- the trkA gene encoding Trk system potassium transporter TrkA, with the translated sequence MEILIYGTTDISYLVASRLQHNHNITILHNPGELGEKFANLDVSVVEGSGGDLAILEKIEAQKAELFIASSAIDEANIVACWTMKKMADTETICFISKPSLYKTFASQTQSQYQTRYDIDSIIWPEQLLTQDIFRIISVPEALDVEFLAGGKAKLFEYRIKEDSQIVDRTIKECKFPTNVLIPGITRDGKLFIPNGSTTIKVNDKIFFIGTSIALDNLAADFFKHDRKVKSVSIIGGGSVGFMLAEMLERTGIKVKIIEHSPERCAFLADSLKKTLVLQGNGTDLELLESEAIAAADACICITDNDEKNLLCSLLMKQLGAKRIVTRVGNIQNYNLFEHVGIDVVVSPKASALTEVINRVQGVNVNVVALIEGGKGEMLRFTLPETFTKVRLRDLHLPVNALVGVILRGHKVLIPNGESHLLPGDSLQIFTMKEDSEKIKEFFFA
- a CDS encoding TrkH family potassium uptake protein, translated to MRPSFVASALGIILLAFGAIVLIPIVFSGGDNRLILPFLTASAVSFILGLACRLFGKLNRNFDTIKHTEGLLIVTFTWVVTAGIGAIPYLFFGLSPVDAYFESVSGFTTTGATILADFAPYPKAFFFWRDLTQWLGGMGIIVLFVAILPQLGVAGRKIFFTEAPGPTDDKFTPRVAHTAKALWLIYLLLTILQVVLLVAAGMPIFDAVCNAFGTMAAGGFSPHPQSIMGYQSPTITWITTVFMVLAGANFALQYKCFLKGKFRVLFTNEEFLFYLAITASASLLCAAFLWGQQASSLNDSLRDGMFQVVSILTTTGFCSADFALWLVPAQTVLFAVMLVGGCAGSAGGGVKVVRVLFTAKFLKREIDRIVHPKAILPIRIDKATVPDDIQRQILGFLLFYLILLLASGLVVTMIEQNAVTGFVGTAATLGNIGPGFGEIGPMGSFAGLHWTSKTIFIVDMIVGRLELIPFLAMLCPEFWTMGRN
- a CDS encoding sigma-54 dependent transcriptional regulator, producing MRKGKILVVDDDSDHLGMLRAMAKSLGHTVDCAIDGQDAVKKIQVKPVDLVLMDGCMAHLDTLEALRRIKDYNPTVPIIIMTDFSSVDTAVEAMKMGAYDYLTRPLNFEEMARIVNRAMNHLQFASENRILKEKIATDKGFHNLIGSSAAILQVVELARTAAPTEATILITGESGTGKEIFAKAIHANSSRKKGSLITVNCAALSETLLESELFGHEKGTFTGADRQRHGRFMQANHGTIFLDEITEIPLPMQSKILRAIQEREIQRLGSDEVLHVDIRIIAATNRNLEEEVRLGRFREDLYYRLNVVNIHIPPLRARMEDIPPLANHFLHKYMEKNRKELKGFTPMAMDILCKSPWPGNVRQLENVIERAVILSNSPSISDKELPEALTTSYHQHNENEGEILGLGGKSLKEIESKAIQETLEQTRGNKSEAAKRLNITRTTLNNKLRKYNPYR
- a CDS encoding DsrE family protein, translated to MANFLFVLRSNDNEKATRCFQFAKIAHGKGHKVNIFLIDSGVDWAVKGRDGSAKTTTGDCVSDYLPYLIENEIPVGVCTPCAKNRKLDEAQFNNNMVLDGGPHLIDMAAEAKIFNF
- a CDS encoding PLP-dependent decarboxylase, which gives rise to MNDTKVFAELFKILERYYAGQQDGKFLDYHSPSELRRILGLDAPGKTGDWSEIFAWVEKYLAYSVKTNHPMFVNRMWVGANLPAIVGEIVAAVTNASACTFESAPVSTLMEKYMFREMLDLVGFKKGEGQMTTGSSNANMIAMMAARNCANRSVKQAGLFGQQKLFAFVGADAHYSMDRAANILGIGADQLIKIPLDAFGAMLPDELERAISRVIAAGGQPFFVAATAGTTVRGSYDPIEELLPLRDTYGFWLHVDGAWGGSVVLSPSLRRKYLQGLENADSFTWDFHKMLGSTLMCNVLLINNRDRALATALSAGDGSYLFRHENTAGMEDLGPSSLQCGRRVDSLKWFLDWKFFGREGLAARVERSLDLCAYAEEVVTRSPELELVVPRTSFNICFRFKVDEKNSNALNLALRTALYEEGTSMVGIAYLEEKAVMRLLVINPAMERADIDTFFHRLIVKGRELLAGL
- the hisC gene encoding histidinol-phosphate transaminase; translated protein: MNKFYSDTVKNIKPYVPGEQPKDRRFIKLNTNENPYPASQRVIEAMHSVTGLEARLYPDPTAAALRGTLADYHDLAIEQVFVGNGSDEVLAMAFPAFFNRTDTIAFPDITYSFYPVYAAMFAIPHLTVPLTEDFTIDFTAYPNNLKGFLLTNPNAPTGIAVSAEKIEELLQHRPDTLIIVDEAYVDFGAESVIPLTSRYDNLLVIQTMSKARSLAGLRVGMAFAEPGLIKGLEAIRDSFNSYTVDVVAQRGAKAAYEDREHFETTRRAIIATRDRTATELSALGMQVLPSSANFVFCRMTGMAGAEVQQYLRDNGVLVRRFPMERIKDWLRITIGLADEMAEVIRLLRLLAGK
- a CDS encoding DUF2058 domain-containing protein, whose protein sequence is MGKSFQEQLLKLGLVEKKQVKEAKKEQHQKKKQQVAKNAVIVDENALLAQQAMEKKKARARELNLEREAKLQKRAEEARVRQLIEEHKLARDEKGVAYRFNVRGIIQRIFVAQDVADRLSNGSLGIVVLGDRCEIIPRTIAEKIQTINDTLFIILNAPPAGTEQDPDDPYAAYKIPDDLMW